A window of the Fusarium poae strain DAOMC 252244 chromosome 3, whole genome shotgun sequence genome harbors these coding sequences:
- a CDS encoding hypothetical protein (BUSCO:42524at5125) yields the protein MGTPFITFLAPGNLVGYKRGVPLQEQPPNISQTFLDAMEVREAVFVEEQKVPAENEFDDDDSRSCHWVVYASINTVETLEVRDEEGKVMHPRKSSTRSTPIGTIRLVPFPHDPHPENGGKYWNGVLQDENGDQDGNHDGHNNGDAPETSTGKPYIMDRKTTFHNGQEPYVKLGRLAVIEEFRGRRIAGLLVTTVLSWLRDNPSYFDPSIKEFGLDQLDPVIGTDMKIPQWAGLVCVHAQKQVVDFWKKWGFEVDEDMGTWWEEGMPHVGMFQRLEIGDKMARLD from the coding sequence ATGGGAACCCCCTTCATCACCTTCCTTGCACCTGGCAATCTTGTAGGCTACAAGCGTGGTGTTCCCTTACAAGAACAACCGCCAAACATCTCGCAAACCTTTCTGGATGCGATGGAGGTTCGCGAAGCGGTCTTTGTTGAGGAGCAAAAAGTCCCCGCCGAGAACGAattcgacgacgatgattcACGTTCATGTCACTGGGTTGTCTACGCGAGTATCAACACGGTGGAAACATTGGAAGTTCGCGATGAAGAGGGTAAGGTCATGCACCCCAGGAAGAGCTCGACACGCTCAACCCCGATTGGAACTATAAGACTTGTGCCATTCCCCCATGACCCTCATCCTGAGAATGGTGGGAAGTACTGGAATGGTGTTCTACAAGACGAGAATGGTGACCAAGACGGCAATCATGACGGCCACAACAATGGAGATGCGCCAGAAACCTCAACAGGGAAGCCATATATCATGGACCGAAAGACAACTTTTCATAACGGGCAAGAGCCGTACGTGAAACTGGGTCGTCTGGCAGTCATTGAAGAGTTCCGAGGACGCCGCATCGCTGGCCTACTTGTGACCACAGTTCTTAGCTGGCTGAGAGATAATCCCTCGTACTTTGACCCTAGTATCAAAGAGTTCGGCCTTGACCAACTCGACCCGGTCATTGGAACTGACATGAAGATACCCCAATGGGCAGGGTTGGTATGCGTTCACGCGCAGAAGCAGGTCGTGGACTTCTGGAAGAAATGGGGCTTCGAGGTGGATGAGGATATGGGCACTTGGTGGGAAGAGGGCATGCCCCATGTTGGTATGTTTCAGCGACTGGAAATCGGAGACAAGATGGCTCGACTAGATTAG
- the RPS25 gene encoding 40S ribosomal protein S25 (BUSCO:60154at5125): MAPAAKKQKKKWSKGKVKDKAQHAVVLDKTTSEKLYKDVQSYRLVTIATLVDRMKINGSLARQCLADLEEKGIIKPVVTHSKMKIYTRAVGGTD; the protein is encoded by the exons ATG GCCCCCGCCgcaaagaagcagaagaagaagtg GTCCAagggcaaggtcaaggacaAGGCCCAGCACGCCGTCGTCCTCGACAAGACCACCTCCGAGAAGCTCTACAAGGATGTTCAGTCTTACCGTCTGGTCACTATCGCCACCCTCGTCGACCGAATGAAGATCAACGGTTCTCTGGCCCGACAGTGCCTTGCCGACCTCGAGGAGAAGGGCATCATCAAGCCTGTGGTTACACACAGCAAGATGAAGATCTACA CCCGTGCCGTTGGTGGTACTGACTAA
- a CDS encoding hypothetical protein (SECRETED:SignalP(1-19)) gives MVQITQLLSGIALASGVLGSPIERRAVINHDAVVGFPEAVPSGTTGALYLKYKPFVKTFTGCVSFPAVDAQGNTGYVFSSLGVFQRKTDFGCSGGLATSGSSSGGCSSSTGQVYARGGSYNGRYAIMYSWYMPKDSPSSGLGHRHDWENAVIWLSSQSTSASVVGMAVSQHGGYDRRSSGTFSGNSPLVGYTAIWPTNHQMIFTDTKGGQQPLVAWESLPAAARTALTNTDFGSANVPFKDGAFESNLGKAAI, from the coding sequence ATGGTGCAAATCACTCAACTCCTGTCGGGTATTGCTCTCGCTTCAGGTGTACTCGGGTCGCCTATTGAGCGACGTGCCGTCATCAACCACGACGCCGTCGTTGGCTTCCCGGAGGCTGTCCCATCAGGCACTACCGGAGCGCTGTATCTCAAATACAAGCCTTTCGTCAAGACATTCACCGGATGTGTCTCCTTCCCCGCGGTTGACGCTCAAGGCAATACAGGGTACGTGTTCTCTTCTCTTGGTGTGTTCCAACGCAAGACTGATTTTGGTTGTAGCGGAGGACTGGCCACAAGCGGTTCATCCTCGGGCGGCTGCAGCTCGAGCACTGGCCAGGTGTATGCTCGAGGCGGCAGCTACAACGGCCGATATGCCATCATGTACTCGTGGTATATGCCAAAGGATTCGCCCTCATCAGGCCTAGGACACCGTCATGACTGGGAGAACGCCGTGATCTGGCTGTCCAGTCAAAGCACAAGTGCTAGTGTTGTTGGCATGGCTGTTTCCCAGCACGGCGGATATGACAGGAGGAGCTCAGGCACTTTCTCGGGCAACAGTCCTTTGGTGGGCTATACCGCCATCTGGCCAACCAACCATCAAATGATCTTTACTGACACCAAGGGTGGCCAGCAGCCCTTGGTAGCCTGGGAGAGTTTGCCTGCTGCGGCTCGCACGGCGTTGACGAACACTGACTTTGGCAGTGCCAACGTTCCTTTCAAGGACGGTGCCTTCGAGTCGAATCTAGGCAAGGCGGCTATCTAA
- a CDS encoding hypothetical protein (TransMembrane:3 (o105-128i170-189o209-230i)~BUSCO:37955at5125) gives MQPFIADFLMGGVSAAVSKTAAAPIERVKLLIQNQDEMLKTGRLDRKYNGIGDCFKRTMADEGVMSLWRGNTANVIRYFPTQALNFAFRDKFKKMFGYKKDKDGYAMWMAGNLASGGAAGATSLLFVYSLDYARTRLANDAKNAKSGGDRQFNGLVDVYKKTLASDGIAGLYRGFMPSVAGIVVYRGLYFGMYDSIKPVVLTGSLQGNFLASFALGWVVTTGAGIASYPLDTIRRRMMMTSGEAVKYKNTMDAARQIVAKEGVKSLFKGAGANILRGVAGAGVLSIYDQLQVLLFGKAFK, from the coding sequence ATGCAGCCATTCATCGCTGACTTCCTCATGGGTGGTGTCTCCGCCGCTGTCTCCAAGACTGCTGCTGCCCCCATCGAGCGTGTCAAGCTCCTCATCCAGAACCAGGATGAGATGCTCAAGACCGGTCGTCTCGACCGCAAGTACAACGGCATTGGTGACTGCTTCAAGCGCACCATGGCCGATGAGGGTGTCATGTCCCTCTGGCGAGGAAACACCGCCAACGTCATCCGATACTTCCCTACCCAGGCCCTGAACTTCGCTTTCCGTGACAAGTTCAAGAAGATGTTCGGCTacaagaaggacaaggatGGCTACGCCATGTGGATGGCTGGTAACCTTGCCTCCGGTGGTGCTGCTGGTGCCacctctcttctcttcgtcTACTCTCTGGACTACGCCCGTACTCGTCTTGCCAACGATGCCAAGAACGCCAAGTCCGGTGGTGACCGTCAGTTCAACGGTCTCGTCGATGTCTACAAGAAGACCCTCGCCTCTGACGGTATTGCCGGTCTCTACCGTGGTTTCATGCCCTCCGTTGCTGGTATCGTCGTCTACCGTGGTCTCTACTTCGGAATGTACGACTCCATCAAGCCCGTCGTCCTCACCGGCTCTCTCCAGGGCAACTTCCTTGCCTCTTTCGCTCTTGGTTGGGTCGTCACCACTGGTGCCGGTATCGCCTCTTACCCCCTTGACACCATTCGCCGACGTATGATGATGACCTCTGGTGAGGCCGTCAAGTACAAGAACACCATGGACGCTGCCCGCCAGATTGTCGCCAAGGAGGGTGTCAAGTCTCTCTTCAAGGGTGCTGGTGCCAACATTCTCCGTGGTGTTGCCGGTGCTGGTGTCCTCTCCATCTACGATCAGCTCCAGGTCCTCCTCTTCGGCAAGGCCTTCAAATAA
- a CDS encoding hypothetical protein (BUSCO:353at5125) yields MPWQPLPRIAFAVATFPFPASSPADLPLEIGDELYIIEETPDGNWLRGYLVAPPSLLAGLTSVKGQTLEARVFSGIFPRSCVEVREMLGEPEEGEENDDTASDGPAEDGDMPRASDSAKSGVTNNSARKSRKEGNRSTISSNRTPFRELPNGTLGSLSVPVLRDPDAPRPAAPVPMLKIGDETPTSLSEPLIDEIASCLREWHSTNLHELLLSRQYGRLDQLSQLITNLNLHRQQFLYNVLTAHEYDRLREKTVWDLVRVNKLCGGEVIVRDPEARGRVLTADDCIVKVTKLQSEMSLLDEPPQSTAELTALHHLMVDIKGFAGASIEETSLVFYLVSKPAYGQPSVLSEGFTVRIPAGGTLVNLAKHVQTKTLFTDLSSQDVGDVPSAEAELFLVVKVLASHQIIPPQSLSRSGTAPSASYSRDPTKPNSSGGIKSRRSLMWGSKSSRGISRGSPVSRMDAVAEQSDGRHSMSGSESREGSGPPSTAGSKTGSPADGTQTADRTIGLGVLRLNPIMKQDDEVEHLMSIWSSSLRHAGENDADDWDPLVKELLDSPSGHYEKSRRGDRLQLQLKSFNHTDADILIKSTPTMLSGVAKTNKMGFSGAPTRPRSDIYFTLKDAILGKQNLLSRFGGSATAMPSSIHGNNLQITLEVRKTSGERIDNCIFASSNTEPLSTFKSIAAERGEPWNQTLRLSLAPNDVSQAHIVMFVSDMPNPPFAIAHIPLWDQGAFIRDGRHGLLLYKIDEHTSTAQPGPTGKGGYLSLLWSPQGKDDHAADDNGPLAVLRTDTYLCSTRFSQDRVILGLLKWRDLQREEVPGVLKQLIFVPEIEVVKLLNDVLDGLFGILVEYSGSHEFEDLVFTALVRVLGIVHDRRFNLGPLVDQYAENLFNYPFSTPCLMRSFTRLLQNPTEPETARKLRATFKVVRHILKFITHARNQQKEKEAGIGITSNTTGFTRELRAIFKALDAMMRNSAPALVGTQTLAVQHFHQWLPELAGLLNTEEILHIAIDFMDSCTDVKGKLILYKLVLIINYSKLDLFAHPDQKLALSTNTVRWITPHWGHTGEMTDQWRDQIRLCCSVLASQIDYLGSEIPDHIPKIIDSYLAILAAPCKTKDRLSLLFPSSYPFPTKPVNDDLQFDEALVELSAILSSISNSPSGMQLELAEDDLTTLLENLLRVHMSILKGEAYPLEWLSVHIHHHKSTMRTLDYLAGTMLESFLPEPEEAETFNTELWKLFFTTLLKLVGSTSLALETFPEQKRRAVWKIAGDVREHGAELLRRTWEAIGWETASDERNRYNLSKMGGYQVQYVPALVGPIVELCLSVHEGLRRMAVEVLQTMIVSEWTLSEDLSIIQTETIDRLDLFFKEKPLTESILQKLFIHELLERFEPLADIPDEPLYIAIREFVGTIDEFLDLLVAVHSSDDTGEASNLINRLRLMEFLRDMQKEEIFVRYVHQLADLQAESRNHTEAGLALRLHADLYEWDPTSQTPALPDPGFPAQTQFERKERLYFDMIKYFEDGDSWSHALAAYKELQAQYESNIFDFSKLARTERAIATIYETISKSDKIIPKYFKVVYKGLGFHANLRDKEFIYEGSPSERASAFTDRMQEQHPAAQIVTGGDVDDVEGQFLVVSAVTPHRDLSHQVFQRARVPQVIRDFLLSSHPQTFSISTRRNTTGPVKEHSAEKLVFTTADAFPTILRRSEVVDTQEISLSAHETALERIVRKTQEMTALEHRVADGNGDHAQLLLDAVSVSVNPTSENSVACYRQLLPEPKETDEDAGEEEEEGVAEIELSPQDSAIKMALVDHAIMIKRCLAMFSRSSNELLSQKHDELHRCFESTFAPEIAHFTPPQPQPELVATPSPTWKRSSRSSSTSPKNKNTGIAVNGVTTEEASVIRPVSKRGTRLSFLGGSKKKEPELPTEPEEANGDIETASNLSRSLSQGQSKDQGRRHSFFRAPSQDEKHPESPGGLSGRGSLDQQFGGGDNNNNDKPAENKLASRKGSVRKRFSMLKLGRKGKGNGMMGSLDEE; encoded by the exons ATGCCCTGGCAGCCTCTCCCCCGCATCGCGTTCGCCGTCGCGACCTTTCCGTTTCCTGCATCAAGCCCGGCCGACCTTCCTCTTGAAATTGGCGATGAGCTCTATATTATCGAGGAGACGCCAGACGGCAACTGGCTGCGCGGCTACCTGGTAGCGCCGCCCAGTCTGCTGGCTGGCTTGACTTCTGTCAAGGGTCAAACCCTCGAGGCGCGCGTGTTTAGCGGAATCTTCCCCAGAAGCTGTGTCGAGGTTCGAGAAATGCTGGGAGAACCAGAGGAAGGCGAAGAAAACGACGACACAGCGAGCGATGGCCCCGCCGAAGATGGTGATATGCCACGCGCAAGTGATTCTGCCAAGAGCGGCGTGACAAATAATTCTGCTCGCAAAAGTCGCAAAGAAGGAAACAGGTCGACCATCTCCAGTAACCGCACCCCTTTCAGAGAACTTCCCAATGGTACTCTGGGCAGCCTCTCTGTGCCTGTGTTAAGGGACCCCGATGCCCCACGCCCTGCTGCACCTGTGCCGATGTTGAAGATTGGAGACGAGACACCGACGTCGCTTTCAGAACCCTTGATCGACGAGATCGCTTCATGCCTTAGAGAATGGCATTCAACCAACTTACACGAGCTCCTTCTTTCTAGACAGTATGGCCGCCTCGACCAGCTCTCGCAGCTAATCACAAACCTCAACTTACATCGTCAACAATTTTTATATAACGTCCTTACTGCGCACGAATACGACCGTCTACGAGAAAAGACAGTGTGGGACTTGGTACGCGTGAACAAGCTCTGTGGAGGAGAGGTCATTGTTCGGGACCCCGAAGCTCGAGGAAGGGTTTTGACAGCCGACGACTGTATTGTCAAGGTTACCAAGTTGCAATCTGAGATGAGTCTATTGGACGAACCTCCACAGTCCACAGCTGAACTGACCGCTCTGCATCACCTCATGGTAGATATCAAAGGTTTTGCTGGTGCTTCAATTGAGGAGACCTCCCTTGTATTCTACCTTGTCAGCAAGCCTGCATATGGCCAGCCTTCTGTTCTCTCAGAAGGATTCACCGTCAGGATACCCGCAGGCGGCACACTTGTCAACTTGGCCAAGCACGTCCAAACAAAAACACTCTTCACAGATCTATCGTCTCAAGATGTGGGTGACGTACCTTCGGCAGAAGCCGAGCTATTCCTTGTGGTCAAGGTATTGGCGTCTCATCAGATTATCCCCCCGCAATCTCTATCTCGATCCGGAACCGCACCATCAGCTTCGTATTCCAGGGACCCAACGAAACCGAACTCCTCAGGTGGCATCAAGTCGAGAAGAAGTCTTATGTGGGGTAGCAAGAGCTCGAGGGGTATTTCTCGAGGCTCACCTGTGTCACGCATGGATGCGGTTGCCGAGCAGAGTGACGGACGACATTCAATGTCCGGTTCTGAGAGCCGAGAGGGTTCTGGGCCGCCGAGTACGGCGGGATCAAAGACTGGCAGTCCAGCAGATGGTACACAAACTGCGGATCGCACAATTGGCCTCGGCGTTTTACGGCTGAACCCAATTATGAAACAAGACGACGAAGTCGAGCATTTGATGAGTATATGGTCTTCGTCGTTGAGACACGCGGGTGAGAATGATGCTGATGACTGGGACCCCTTGGTCAAAGAATTACTGGACAGCCCATCTGGACACTATGAGAAGTCCCGAAGGGGAGATCGATtgcagctgcagctgaaGAGCTTCAACCACACAGACGCTGACATCCTCATAAAATCCACCCCGACTATGCTGTCAGGGGTGGCCAAGACAAACAAAATGGGATTTTCCGGCGCCCCTACAAGACCTCGCTCAGACATCTACTTCACCTTGAAAGATGCCATACTTGGCAAACAGAACCTCCTGTCACGATTTGGTGGCAGTGCAACTGCGATGCCTTCCAGTATCCATGGTAACAACCTACAGATAACTCTCGAGGTTAGGAAGACCTCTGGAGAGCGAATCGATAACTGCATATTCGCTTCCTCAAATACAGAGCCGTTAAGCACCTTCAAATCGATAGCCGCAGAACGAGGGGAGCCCTGGAACCAAACACTGCGTCTTTCTTTGGCCCCTAATGATGTGTCACAGGCGCATATCGTCATGTTTGTGTCTGATATGCCCAACCCTCCATTCGCCATTGCTCACATACCATTGTGGGATCAAGGGGCGTTCATACGTGACGGTCGGCATGGTCTGCTGCTCTATAAGATAGATGAGCACACCTCGACCGCACAGCCCGGGCCAACCGGAAAGGGTGGATATCTATCGCTCTTGTGGAGCCCTCAAGGCAAGGATGACCACGCAGCTGATGACAACGGCCCTCTTGCTGTTCTCCGTACCGACACATACCTCTGTAGCACTCGATTCTCACAGGACAGGGTAATACTGGGACTTTTGAAATGGAGAGATCTTCAGCGAGAGGAGGTTCCTGGTGTGCTTAAGCAGCTCATTTTCGTACCTGAGATCGAGGTGGTCAAGCTGCTCAATGATGTATTGGACGGCCTCTTTGGAATACTCGTGGAATACTCGGGCAGTCACGAATTTGAGGATCTTGTGTTCACTGCTCTGGTCAGAGTTTTGGGTATTGTCCACGACCGAAGATTCAACCTAGGACCTTTGGTCGATCAGTATGCCGAGAACCTGTTCAACTACCCCTTTTCAACACCATGTTTGATGCGGTCGTTTACCCGGCTTCTTCAGAATCCCACTGAGCCCGAGACCGCCCGGAAGCTGCGTGCTACATTCAAGGTTGTTAGGCACATCCTTAAATTTATCACTCATGCAAGAAatcaacaaaaagaaaaggaagctgGAATTGGCATCACCTCCAACACAACTGGGTTTACACGCGAGCTCCGTGCCATTTTTAAGGCTCTTGACGCGATGATGCGCAACTCTGCCCCTGCACTTGTTGGGACGCAGACCCTCGCTGTTCAGCATTTCCACCAGTGGTTACCAGAGCTTGCTGGTTTGCTAAACACGGAGGAAATTCTGCACATCGCGATTGACTTCATGGACTCATGTACTGATGTTAAAGGCAAGCTCATTCTTTACAAGCTTGTACTGATTATCAATTACAGCAAGCTGGACCTGTTCGCCCACCCCGACCAGAAATTAGCCTTGAGTACCAACACCGTGAGATGGATTACTCCCCACTGGGGCCACACAGGAGAGATGACAGATCAATGGAGAGACCAGATCCGTCTATGTTGCTCTGTCCTGGCCAGCCAGATTGATTACCTTGGTTCCGAGATTCCTGACCACATTCCTAAAATAATCGATTCCTACTTGGCGATCCTTGCGGCTCCTTGCAAAACAAAGGACCgactttctcttcttttcccatCATCATACCCTTTCCCAACTAAGCCTGTTAATGACGACCTTCAATTCGACGAAGCCTTGGTCGAGCTTTCTGCTATTTTGTCTTCGATATCTAATTCACCCTCAGGCATGCAACTTGAGCTTGCCGAGGACGACTTGACCACGTTACTAGAAAATCTGCTTAGAGTACACATGAGCATTCTTAAGGGAGAGGCCTATCCCCTAGAATGGTTGAGTGTGCATATCCATCATCACAAATCAACTATGCGGACACTTGATTATCTTGCCGGTACTATGCTGGAATCATTCCTCCCCGAGCCGGAAGAAGCAGAGACTTTTAATACTGAACTATGGAAACTCTTCTTCACGACCCTTCTCAAGCTGGTGGGCAGCACGTCTCTTGCTTTGGAGACTTTCCCAGAACAGAAGCGAAGAGCAGTATGGAAGATTGCGGGTGATGTTCGAGAACATGGTGCTGAGCTCCTGCGCCGAACCTGGGAGGCTATCGGATGGGAGACTGCATCCGACGAACGTAATCGGTATAATCTTTCAAAGATGGGAGGGTACCAGGTGCAATATGTTCCTGCACTTGTTGGTCCAATTGTGGAGTTATGTCTTAGCGTGCACGAGGGTCTTCGACGCATGGCGGTTGAGGTGCTGCAAACAATGATTGTCAGCGAATGGACTCTGAGTGAAGACCTGTCAATTATCCAAACAGAGACGATTGATCGTTTGGATTTGTTCTTCAAGGAGAAGCCATTAACTGAGAGTATCCTTCAAAAGTTGTTCATTCACGAACTTCTTGAACGGTTCGAGCCCCTGGCGGATATACCTGATGAGCCACTATATATTGCTATACGTGAATTCGTCGGCACCATTGACGAATTTCTCGATCTTCTCGTTGCTGTACATAGCAGCGATGATACGGGCGAAGCCTCGAACCTCATCAATCGTCTCAGACTCATGGAATTCCTTCGCGATATGCAGAAGGAGGAAATCTTTGTTCGTTACGTACACCAACTTGCAGATTTGCAAGCCGAATCGCGGAACCACACCGAAGCAGGCCTGGCTCTACGACTTCATGCTGACCTATACGAATGGGACCCAACTAGCCAAACGCCCGCTCTCCCAGACCCAGGCTTCCCAGCGCAGACACAGTTTGAGCGAAAGGAACGGCTTTACTTCGACATGATCAAGTATTTCGAAGATGGAGATTCGTGGAGCCACGCTTTGGCAGCCTACAAGGAACTACAGGCGCAATACGAGAGCAATATCTTTGATTTCTCTAAGCTTGCCAGGACCGAACGGGCAATCGCAACGATCTACGAGACTATCTCAAAGAGCGACAAGATTATTCCCAAATATTTCAAGGTTGTCTACAAGGGACTTGGGTTTCATGCAAACCTCCGAGATAAAGAGTTCATATACGAAGGATCTCCTAGCGAACGCGCCTCGGCTTTTACAGATCGTATGCAGGAGCAACATCCAGCTGCTCAGATTGTCACTGGGGGAGACGTTGACGATGTCGAGGGCCAATTTCTGGTTGTCTCAGCTGTTACGCCTCACCGTGATTTAAGTCACCAAGTCTTCCAGCGCGCACGAGTCCCACAAGTAATTCGAGATTTCCTTCTCTCCTCTCACCCTCAAaccttctccatctccacACGGCGTAACACCACCGGCCCTGTCAAGGAGCACTCTGCCGAGAAGCTGGTGTTTACGACCGCCGATGCTTTCCCCACGATTCTTCGTCGTAGCGAAGTCGTCGATACCCAAGAGATTAGTCTCAGTGCCCACGAAACAGCCCTGGAACGCATTGTTCGCAAGACCCAAGAGATGACTGCCCTCGAACATCGAGTAGCCGACGGTAACGGAGACCATGCGCAGCTACTCCTCGATGCAGTCAGCGTATCAGTGAACCCTACCTCTGAGAATAGCGTCGCTTGTTACCGACAATTGCTGCCAGAACCCAAGGagaccgatgaagatgccggggaagaggaggaagagggggTGGCGGAGATAGAATTGAGTCCCCAAGACAGCGCCATCAAAATGGCACTTGTCGATCATGCTATTATGATCAAGAGGTGCCTGGCAATGTTCTCTCGAAGTTCCAATGAGCTCCTCAGCCAGAAACACGACGAGCTTCATAGAT GTTTTGAGAGCACATTTGCACCAGAAATCGCACACTTTACCCCTCCCCAACCACAGCCTGAGCTTGTTGCAACTCCTTCACCAACTTGGAAACGGTCATCTCGTTCCTCTTCAACAAGCCCCAAGAACAAGAATACTGGCATCGCAGTCAACGGTGTCACCACAGAAGAGGCTTCAGTGATCAGACCGGTTTCGAAACGAGGCACGCGACTGAGCTTCCTCGGCGgtagcaagaagaaggaaccCGAGTTGCCAACTGAGCCCGAGGAAGCAAACGGGGACATCGAGACCGCAAGCAACCTTAGTCGATCTCTAAGTCAAGGCCAAAGTAAAGATCAGGGCCGCCGACACAGTTTCTTCCGCGCGCCGTCCCAAGACGAGAAGCACCCTGAGTCTCCTGGGGGCCTCAGTGGTCGCGGAAGTCTTGACCAGCAATTCGGAGGTGGTGACAATAATAACAACGACAAGCCCGCCGAGAACAAACTTGCCAGCAGGAAGGGCAGTGTCCGCAAGAGATTCAGCATGCTCAAGCTGGGCCGCAAAGGTAAAGGCAACGGCATGATGGGAAGTCTGGACGAGGAGTAG
- the RPS5 gene encoding ribosomal protein S5 (BUSCO:46430at5125), producing the protein MSDNGEIEVENSALYEVLPKDVVKEVGNVKLFNKWDYDVEVRDISLTDYISLRNPVYVTHTAGRYATKRFRKANCPIIERLTNSLMHHGRNNGKKLMAVRIVAHAFEIIHLMTDQNPIQVAVDAIVNCGPREDSTRIGSAGTVRRQAVDVSPLRRVNQAISLLTTGAREASFRNVKSIAECLAEELINAAKGSSNSYAIKKKDELERVAKSNR; encoded by the exons ATGTCTGACAACGGCGAGATCGAGGTCGAGAACTCCGCCCTCTACGAGGTGCTTCCTAAGGATGTTGTCAAGGAGGTTGGCAACGTCAAGCTCTTCAACAAGTGGGACTACGATGTTGAGGTCCGCGACATCTCCCTGAC TGACTACATTTCCCTGCGAAACCCCGTCTACGTCACCCACACCGCTGGCCGATATGCCACCAAGCGATTCCGCAAGGCCAACTGCCCTATCATTGAGCGATTGACCAACTCTCTGATGCACCACGGCCGTAACAACGGAAAGAAGCTCATGGCTGTCCGAATTGTCGCCCACGCCTTCGAGATC ATCCACCTCATGACCGACCAGAACCCCATCCAGGTCGCTGTCGACGCCATTGTCAACTGCGGTCCCCGCGAAGACTCTACCCGAATTGGTTCCGCCGGTACCGTCCGACGACAAGCCGTTGATGTCTCTCCTCTCCGCCGAGTCAACCAGGCCATCTCTCTCCTCACCACTGGTGCCCGCGAGGCCTCTTTCCGCAATGTCAAGTCCATTGCTGAGTGCCTTGCTGAGGAGCTTATCAACGCTGCTAAGGGTTCCAGCAACTCTTACgctatcaagaagaaggatgagtTGGAGCGTGTCGCCAAGAGCAACCGATAA